The following proteins come from a genomic window of Megalobrama amblycephala isolate DHTTF-2021 linkage group LG1, ASM1881202v1, whole genome shotgun sequence:
- the LOC125246644 gene encoding uncharacterized protein LOC125246644: MSRTTDPAGHWKDLETWLSVVTDSLLPKAAETLKHQTQDQLDDNIASLMKQDPSQSYSHKELAKITGSLSHTLIATLKLSDRQAAHRQQELTHAKRRIEQLELEAQERQEGPDEVEQGAKEEINRLKETLAATTQEMERGRADYADLSDKLQYAEQLLEKAKADFRDKNSRIKALETHLNESRNEVSRLKQQLDYIKEESDSIKEELKHAYELRCEPSRTRRTPTSPLPSRTGSPVPGLAHDQKGAVPKQSPAPSEESYLLTKLKERAPASYRSSHGLDLRDLDKLARNIGKFTPNVPGSPNVQSYLQDIDFHLEMRPNVTDKDRLYLLRATSSSEVRSFLDRQPAHTKTDYHLLREALIREFADPESERGLVAALETKQGRHETPQVFYSRLRLAYFGSRNEQSMEEELNFKTLFLRNLHPGVSHHLGVLACPRTMSAQQLRDLAHKAYCKQKMALEKGTKTTTVLDFNTQSQGLALEGTQRQDLAKPTPKEWNASSSNREWDSHTGTRPKQRDNRWDGPRGRQRSPGRQWENSWNQSRPHESHWEKTWNHPSSFGNTRGKGSWESKGKRQTHPGATSPRNRRKNSQRFQADRAQNESIPEQKTSPCFDSQELMKMMMKEFFQRKEDDRKWEEKAKPDSS; the protein is encoded by the coding sequence ATGTCTCGCACAACAGACCCTGCTGGACACTGGAAGGATCTGGAGACCTGGCTAAGTGTTGTAACAGACAGCCTCCTACCTAAGGCCGCTGAAACACTAAAGCATCAGACACAGGACCAGCTGGATGACAACATAGCAAGCCTCATGAAACAGGACCCAAGCCAGAGCTACAGTCACAAAGAACTAGCCAAGATCACCGGCTCCTTAAGCCACACACTCATCGCCACCCTCAAACTGAGCGACAGGCAAGCCGCCCATCGCCAGCAGGAGCTGACACATGCAAAACGACGCATCGAACAGCTGGAGCTGGAGGCTCAGGAACGACAAGAAGGGCCTGATGAAGTGGAACAAGGCGCAAAAGAGGAGATCAACAGGCTAAAAGAGACCCTAGCAGCTACTACGCAAGAAATGGAACGAGGCAGAGCAGACTACGCTGACCTCTCCGACAAGCTACAGTACGCAGAACAGCTACTGGAAAAAGCAAAGGCTGACTTCAGAGACAAGAACAGCCGAATTAAAGCTCTCGAAACTCACCTGAATGAGTCAAGAAATGAGGTCAGCCGCCTAAAACAACAGCTTGACTACATCAAAGAAGAGTCTGACAGTATTAAAGAGGAACTCAAGCATGCATATGAATTGCGCTGTGAGCCGTCAAGAACACGTCGGACACCGACGTCACCTTTGCCAAGCAGGACCGGCTCCCCTGTTCCTGGACTGGCACATGATCAGAAGGGGGCAGTGCCAAAACAGTCACCTGCTCCCTCCGAAGAATCCTACCTCCTCACTAAGCTAAAAGAACGTGCTCCAGCCAGCTACAGATCATCTCATGGCTTGGACCTCAGAGACCTTGACAAGCTTGCTAGAAACATTGGCAAATTCACTCCAAATGTGCCAGGTAGTCCAAATGTTCAGAGTTATCTGCAAGATATTGACTTCCATCTGGAAATGAGACCCAATGTCACTGACAAAGATAGACTTTATTTGCTCAGAGCCACATCCAGCTCTGAAGTGCGCAGCTTCCTGGACCGGCAGCCTGCCCACACAAAGACTGATTACCACCTGCTCCGAGAAGCTCTCATCAGAGAGTTTGCCGACCCTGAGTCAGAACGAGGACTAGTGGCTGCCCTGGAAACAAAACAAGGTCGTCACGAAACTCCTCAAGTCTTCTATAGCCGACTAAGGCTAGCATACTTCGGGTCTCGCAACGAACAGAGCATGGAGGAGGAATTGAACTTCAAAACTCTCTTCCTGAGAAACCTCCATCCTGGGGTGAGCCACCATCTTGGCGTCCTTGCCTGTCCACGCACAATGAGTGCTCAACAGTTAAGAGACTTGGCGCACAAAGCCTACTGTAAACAGAAGATGGCCTTAGAAAAGGGCACCAAAACCACCACAGTTCTTGACTTCAACACACAGAGTCAAGGGCTGGCCCTAGAGGGCACCCAGCGTCAAGACCTTGCCAAGCCGACACCCAAAGAGTGGAATGCATCTTCGTCCAACAGAGAGTGGGACTCCCACACTGGTACTCGACCTAAACAGAGAGACAACCGCTGGGATGGACCACGTGGACGACAACGCTCACCTGGACGTCAATGGGAAAATTCATGGAACCAATCAAGACCTCATGAGAGTCATTGGGAGAAAACCTGGAATCACCCAAGCTCATTTGGAAACACCAGAGGAAAAGGCTCATGGGAATCCAAGGGAAAACGACAAACACACCCTGGAGCAACCAGCCCAAGGAATCGACGAAAAAACTCACAAAGATTCCAAGCTGACAGAGCTCAAAATGAATCCATACCTGAACAAAAGACTTCACCTTGTTTCGACTCTCAAGAGCTGATGAAAATGATGATGAAAGAGTTCTTCCAACGAAAGGAGGACGACCGGAAGTGGGAAGAGAAAGCGAAACCAGATTCATCCTGA